From the Tachysurus fulvidraco isolate hzauxx_2018 chromosome 21, HZAU_PFXX_2.0, whole genome shotgun sequence genome, the window GATATAGAATATAACTAAAGTTGATCGTAAGATTAACGGAATAACAGCATAATAAAAACTGTAAGGACATTTAACTATTTACATACTATCTGAATAATCATTACATGTATCTAATGTATAGATATGTATTTAGGTATTATTAGCGCCATTTTTAAATTCCTATTTTGTTGTACATACAGTGCACTCTGTAGCTTGCAGAGTTTACTGTGACCCTGGATGCATGTAGCACTATGGCTAATGTGAGTTAtcattactataaaaaaaagaaaaatgtacttctGATTTTTAAAGGAATTTAAGCTGTTTTTAATCATCTCACCAATGGGGCTGGAGACAACTCGCTGGGACGTACAACGATATCCTGGGGCCTTGGAGCCATCAGGTGGAGGCATGGTGTTCTCCATTTGCCCCATCCCTCCCATATAAGCAGGCGGGGCACTGTAGGGCTGTTCTGGCGGAGTGCGCGTTGGAAGGTGACAGGCCCCCCACACCTGGTTGTTGCCCACCTGGTTGTTGTCGAAGATGCTTGAAAAGTGATTGAAAAGAGCTGCAGGGCCAAAGTTCGGCGGTAGTTGAGCTTTGCCACTGTGAAGGTGCACCTGTGACCCATTTAACATGCCCATGGTAGAGGATATCTGAAGTGAATGGGGTGGCATGCTAGCTGTGGCTAAGCTAGGCTGGGTAGGCTGCTGTTGCTGCTTATGCGGCTCCTGTGTTGCACCCGATGGTACGAAAACAGACTGCTGCTCCTGCATAGGTGCGCCAGGTCCCATGGGGTAGTACGTTGTCGGGGGCTGTAAGCGAGTGGACACCCCAGTTGCAGCAGGTGTGGTGTAGAGAGGTAAGGTGCTGCTGGTGTTTGCGATTGTGCTGCTGACCGTGGTGGGCGGTACAGGACGAGAGACGGGCAGGGTGACGCCTGGTTGGACTGCAGACGAGGAACTTGGTTCTGTGCTGGCGGTGAAGGGCATGGGCACCTGTTGTCTGACCTCAGCCAGTACAGGCAATACAGGCTGTGCAGAAGGAGATGCAGGGAAGTGCAGGGGGGTAGAAGGGCTTGAGCCCTCACACGGGGCAGTAGAAACAGGAACAGGCAGATCAACCACCGGCTTTTCTTTAGCAGGCGTACCAGCGGGAGTGGATTCTGTTTTCAGAGCTTGAGTATGCTGTGTAGATGGTGCGATGGGGGCAGGCATAGGTGGAGGGGTCGTGGGAGTCGTTGAAGCACAGCTGAGTGGAGCAGGAGGGGCTTGCACAGCAGGAGTACTGCTTGCAGTTGTGGCAACAGCAGGCACCGCTGTAGGCTTGGGCTCAGAAGAGAAGAGCTGCTTCCTTACAGAGGTGGGTGTAGGTGTTTTGGAGGTGGCAGTGCTGGTGGAAGAGGCAGTGGAACCAGGGGCATTGATAGCACTTGATACCGGGGCAAGGTGCTCAGCGGCAGCAGGGGCAGAGCTGGAAGGGCGTGGGGGAACACTGCCACTGTGTTTAGGTGAGCTGTTAGCACTGCCAGGGCTCACAGGGCGCACAGGGAACGGGCCCCACGTGTTGGGTGAGGGAGAGAAAGTGCCGCCAAACTGTGCCATTGGCAGACGTGGGTGACGAATCTGATGCATGGTCTGCGCTGCGAGCAGGGCCAACTGGGGGTGTGtgtaagccaatggtggcagaGAGACAAACTGTGGTCTAACACCAGGTGCCATATTCTTGCCCATTTTGCTAGCCTGCTGAGTGGTTGAATTGGAAGAGGACTGGAAGGACACACTGGAGGACGGCACGACTGACGACAGGCCTTTTGAACTGGCCGCAGTGGTGCTGGTAGCCCCTGTGGAGGTGGTGTAAGTGGAACCAATTTTGGTGTTGGTGCCGGGCTGACGAATATGGTTGCGAGGTATCAGGTCCTCTAACTCTTTGGCAGGGTCCTGGATAAGCGCGTTGATCAGTTGGACAGCATGTCGTGTGGACTCTGTGCCACCTCTGAAAAACAGTTTGAGTGTGTAAGGTATTGAAAGTATAATACTAATGCAATAGACATGCAAATGTAtacatgttattaaaaaaaaaaaaagaaagaaaagaaattgatttaaaacagaTATGAAGGCCCTTCACCTGATCGTGATCATTCTCTCGccatttttgtctttctgtttgtcaaCATCTATGTGTGCACCTGTCACATCTTGAATGGCTGTGATATTGCAGCCACCTCTGCCCATGATTCGAGATACGACAGAGGCTGGAACCGAGAGTTTCTTTGACCTACAAACGCATCAAATTTGAGAGCATGTACTCTAATATAAAGCACACAACAACAGCTGTGACTTTTctatgtcacttcacttacCTTCGTACAACCTCCTTCcatccctcctctctcttttgGCCCCTCTTAGGGCTGGTGAGGTTCATCTTGCTGTTAGGTGACGTGACTGGCAGTGAAATGGTCTTGAAAGATGTGGGCAAGGAACTGGGAGTCAAGTCACTAATAATCTCATGAGATCTGCagaatagaaaaatagaaaaaggaaTATAGATACATTATACATACCTACTGCAGTTATAGTGCATACAAAAGTCAAAACAATAGAtcaatattttacacacttcaGGTCAATGAGGATTTGCCCTTGTAATAACTATTAAATCATCAGAAAGAGAATATGGTATAGTACAAAGTTCAAAAACACCTAAAACACATCTTTTCTAGAATCCCAAATGCATCCCAATGATGTGCTGTTGCAGTGATACATGACTCTTTTTGCCCAAAAAGCAAGTCAGTTAGGCCAAATTGCACAACAAGCAGTAGAGATTTCTGCCTATGCTGGTGAAAACTTACTTCTGTTGTGGTCTGGAAATGGACACGGTGACCTTCTCTTCTCGAGAAGTGGGATGCGACATGGCCTGTCTCTTCTCAGCCATTAGTAGAGGCTGGCTGGTCCCTGTGGGAGCGGAGGAAGAAAACGAGGTGGATGAAGATGATAAGTCAGCCAGGTCCTGGCTTTTACTGCCGTTGCTGCTTTCACTGTTGCAGTCTGTGCTGTCCAGGTTGTCAGAGTCGCTGGTGCCTCCAGGTGCCCCGCCGCCCCGTGGCTCACCATGGATCTTGTTTTTGTCCGCCTTTTGTTGTGCTAGCGCCACCTGAGGGTCCTGTAGTATGATGGGTTCAGTGGGCGAGTCCTTGGTcttgttctttttattctttcgGTTGGTGCTGGGCGTCGTAACCACGCTGGCCCGCTTTTTACCAAAGGCATTGGTGAACGTGGTAGACGTGGCTGAGATGccaatggtggtggtggtagtggcgCTTGGGGGCTCAATGGGAACCTCTGGCTCTGAAAACGTAAACAAAGAAATTATCAAGGTGAATTGGAGAccattttacattattaaaaaaaaaaaaaacaccaccaattaaggtaacaataaataaataaataaagatagatagatagatagatagatagatagatagatagatagatagatagatagatagataaatactAAACATACCTTCAGCAGAGTCCTCCTTCAGGTCTTGTGTCTCAGAATACGTATCCTTCACTTTTGCCTCCTCTTCaagctttttcttttgttcctccttcttcttcttgcgCTTCTCTTTACgcttctctctttttgctgcaAGAGcttgttttttgctttcttcGCGGGACTATGGGtgaaaagaaagagggaaacATGGAATTGATTCACCCTATCCTGAAtgttttctataaaataaaagggggattgtgtcatttttatgaTGATGTATTAGAACTATATTGTACCAAATTACTAAATCACAGAAAGTTCATATCTAAATCTTAGACACACCTTCTCAAGATCAAGTTCCTTGAGCAGAATACTGGCATTCTTGTTAGCCTCAGCTGCCTGCTGGTCTTTGGCTTTCACGATGGTTTCCATGCACTGATGACACTTCTTCAGCAGCTCCTGGATTACAGACAAAAGTCAGTAAAACAAATCACAACTTTATTTGAACTTACATGCCTATAAACTTGTAAATCTGTTGACTCCAAAAACGTATTATTCCATACCTTATCTGCAATGGTGGCGATGTATCTCATGCATTCAATGTCAGAGGGGAACTGGttcacctccttcactaaatACTGGACCACTTTCACATGCCcctaaaaaaatatacacagtcAGAATCACTCCTGTTCTGAATTTTAAAATCGGACATTTATGCAACTGACTGCAGTGGAATCAGTATCCCCAAGGCGTTCTGCCTACCTTACGGAATGCTGCCATGAGAGGTGTGATCTTGCGGTTGTCTGCTGCATCCACATCGGCTCCCGCCTGCACCAGCAGCTGCACTACATCAAAATGACCCCCGTTTGCAGCCAACCACAGAGGAGTGTTCCCCTTCTTATTACGCACATCAATGTGAGCCACTCTACAAGAAGAAacacaagagaaagaaagagcaaaacGATCACCTAAAACTGATTAGTATAAGAACAGGAATACATCTTAATCCTaggtttttaaaaagaaccCTGTTATTTCTGCTACTCACCTGTTAATGAGAAGCTCACAAAACTTGTAGTGGCCCTTGTCTGCAGCGATAGTGAGGGCAGTGTCACGAGAAGAAGGGACAGGAGGGGCATTGACATCAGCACCTTTATCTAGCAGCACACGGCCCACCTCAGCATAACCACCAGATGCAGCTTCCATAAGAGGGGTGAGTCCCGTCTGAGACGGAGATGTTAAAAATTAGCCCAAAGCACAACGGCCCAAACAGTGCCCGTAGGGTTAGTTAGGGTAGAAGGTAAAGCATTATTGCACCCCTCAGACATTGCTGTTAAATTTCTTAAGTGCTTAGATTAACCTTGATCAGTAGATGTTGCTAACGTTGAGGCCAATTAAAAATACTGAACCATCAGAACACCAAAAAATACACGACTGTCAACTCAATCCTATACAATGAAAGTGTtatgttggtttgtttcaggttttatgctgtaaatataattcCAGTGCCTTGTGAAgttaaaacagctttacaaaaatacaaaaagtcaAGTAAAGTAGCAAATATCAGTATTAAAATATCTTTGCACCACAAAtctaaaatgaatgtttttcccAGCAACATCATTAAAGATGTCAGTAGTAACTGACCTTGGCACGATGTTCCACATTAGCCTTGCGGTCCAGCAGCAGGCTGACCACCTCAGCTCGACCCTGGAAGCAggccagtgtcagtgctgtgttgCGATTGGTTTCGATCTGAGCGTTGATGTCAGAGCCCATGTCCAGCAGCAGCTTCACTGCAGGTACATGGCCATTCATTGCTGCCAACATTAAAGGAGAGATGCCCAGCTTGCTGCCCGTCCTTAAAGAAAGAAGGCAACAGAGGAACAAAAATATGATTGGAGAAAATCACTTTCTAACTTTCCACAGTCTCTCTTCAAAGTCAAAACTCAAAGAACAGAAAAGTGGTCACTCCAGACAGATAAACTTTTCTGACCTGGAATTGATCTCAGCTCCGGCATTGAGGAGAATTTTGATTATATTGACATATCCTCCTGAGGCTGCCAGGCTGAGTGGGGTGTAGTCGGACACGTTTCGGTGCTCCTTGTTTGCACCACGAAGAAGCAACAGTTCTACGACCTGTAGtcatgaagagaaaaaaaagttacttaTGGAAATAAGGACATTTCTGGTGACCTAGAGGTCTAATATGACAGTCTATAATGGCAGTATAATATGGTTGAACACGAATCTACACTTATGAAGTGATGTTGGTTCAACACCTCTTGTCTTCCGCCTGAGCATGCAAGGGAGAGAGGGGTGTCTTTGGTCCTTTCAGACTGCGCCTCAATGTCTCCTCCTTTGTCCAGGAGGATCTCAACGACGCCAACGTGACCTGCTGTGGCAGCCAGGATCAATGGTGTGAACCCTGTAGATAGGAAAGCAAGAATGTAATAACTGTTTAgaatttgcttctttttttatttttaagataaaTGTTAGGGAGTCAGCAAGAAGCCCTTACCCTTTTTGTCCCGGTGCTCAATGTTGGCGCCACGTGCAATGAGTACCGACACCAGCTCTTCATGGCCACCTGCGCAGGCCAGAGTCAGAGCCGTGTCATGATTGCTCTCCgtctgaaaaacaaataaatgacctTCAACCTGTGTATTGTGTAGAGTCCGATTTATTGGCATTATTCTCATAGTTTAGTGCTACAAATTGTTCTTTCGCCCAAATTCTGTGCTATGATCTATAAAAGAGCAAaactaattaaacaaatactaaaTATGTCCAGTTAAATCATAGTAGTAACTTGTGTGTTTGGTAACAAGAGTTAACCTAGGGCTTACATGTGCATCGATGTCTACAGATGGATAGAGTGGGAGCATGGAGGATGGGGAGACAGTGTTCATGGGCGTCTGTGTTGTGGGCTGAGGTATGGGTGAGGTTGTAGTGTTTAACATAGGCACTCTGCTGCTCACTGCTGCAGACAAGAAATACAGCATGAGTGTCATTACTTACAAAAATTACAACCACTATAATCGTTccaaaaagataaagaaaagcGTTGCTGTAAACCTACCTGCCATGATGTCGTCCAGAGTGTCTGTGAGCGTCTGTGCAGGCGTGGCCACCATGAGGCCATCCGGTGCCTGTGCAAGGAGACCGGGCCCGAGCCCAGACAGCTGCTGGCCCAACATTACCCTCTGCAGGTCCGAGCTGCTGCTGCCTGGGTACTCCGTGCTACCGAAGTCTGTGGACTGCTGTGCATTCATAGGTTGAATGGGAACGAAGCTGGACTGTAGCGGTGGAGGAGGAGGTCCTTGGAGGCTGAGGGGCTGAGGTGGAGGCGGTGGTGCTGGCTGTTGTATTCCCTTTTGGTGCAGGATGGTGTCGACCTGTGGGAGCTCAGCATAGTCTCcgtcatcctcatcctcat encodes:
- the ankhd1 gene encoding ankyrin repeat and KH domain-containing protein 1 isoform X4, producing MQDAVAGTAMLTDGFEDEIDSVTPRSPALGMGVGATPGAGLGGLGLGVGGKKVRLFGEPGGPAADRLDFKLTAAAVLSSGPGSGSDEDEVSEVESFILDQEDLDNPVLKTASELLLSTAADGADLRTVDPETQARLEALLEAAGIGKLSTADGKAFADPEVLRRLTSSVSCALDEAAAALTRMRAENTLNANQADNRSLPEACSDGDVNAVKKLLDEGHSVNEHTEEGESLLCLACSAGYYELAQVLLAMHANVEDRGIKGDITPLMAAASGGYVDIVKLLLVHGADVNAQSSSGNTALTYACAGGFLDVVKVLLKEGANIEDHNENGHTPLMEAASAGHVEVARVLLEYGAGINTHSNEFKESALTLACYKGHLDMVRFLLEAGADQEHKTDEMHTALMEACMDGHVEVARLLLDSGAQVNMPADSFESPLTLAACGGHVELAALLIERGANLEEVNDEGYTPLMEAAREGHEEMVALLLAQGANINAQTEETQETALTLACCGGFLEVADFLIKAGADIELGCSTPLMEAAQEGHLELVKYLLAAGANVHATTATGDTALTYACENGHTDVADVLLQTGADLEHESEGGRTPLMKAARAGHLCTVQFLISKGANVNRATANNDHTVVSLACAGGHLAVVELLLAHGADPTHRLKDGSTMLIEAAKGGHTNVVSYLLDYPNNILSVPAPDLSQLTPPSHDTSQAPRVPFQALAMVVPPQEPDSVPSTISTPPPVTTKGMSKQRLSTLQSNTVATGGLDADLLPPFHPYQPLECIVEETEGKLNELGQRISAIEKAQLHSLELIQGEPLTKDKIEELKKSREEQVQKKKKILKELQKVERQLQLKTQQQLNKEYMEGKLKEEPGQTAGVEAPSTPLPPQATQLGSSTGCNDDDKDHQTLPDDEDDEEGEEDDEDEDDGDYAELPQVDTILHQKGIQQPAPPPPPQPLSLQGPPPPPLQSSFVPIQPMNAQQSTDFGSTEYPGSSSSDLQRVMLGQQLSGLGPGLLAQAPDGLMVATPAQTLTDTLDDIMAAVSSRVPMLNTTTSPIPQPTTQTPMNTVSPSSMLPLYPSVDIDAHTESNHDTALTLACAGGHEELVSVLIARGANIEHRDKKGFTPLILAATAGHVGVVEILLDKGGDIEAQSERTKDTPLSLACSGGRQEVVELLLLRGANKEHRNVSDYTPLSLAASGGYVNIIKILLNAGAEINSRTGSKLGISPLMLAAMNGHVPAVKLLLDMGSDINAQIETNRNTALTLACFQGRAEVVSLLLDRKANVEHRAKTGLTPLMEAASGGYAEVGRVLLDKGADVNAPPVPSSRDTALTIAADKGHYKFCELLINRVAHIDVRNKKGNTPLWLAANGGHFDVVQLLVQAGADVDAADNRKITPLMAAFRKGHVKVVQYLVKEVNQFPSDIECMRYIATIADKELLKKCHQCMETIVKAKDQQAAEANKNASILLKELDLEKSREESKKQALAAKREKRKEKRKKKKEEQKKKLEEEAKVKDTYSETQDLKEDSAEEPEVPIEPPSATTTTTIGISATSTTFTNAFGKKRASVVTTPSTNRKNKKNKTKDSPTEPIILQDPQVALAQQKADKNKIHGEPRGGGAPGGTSDSDNLDSTDCNSESSNGSKSQDLADLSSSSTSFSSSAPTGTSQPLLMAEKRQAMSHPTSREEKVTVSISRPQQKSHEIISDLTPSSLPTSFKTISLPVTSPNSKMNLTSPKRGQKREEGWKEVVRRSKKLSVPASVVSRIMGRGGCNITAIQDVTGAHIDVDKQKDKNGERMITIRGGTESTRHAVQLINALIQDPAKELEDLIPRNHIRQPGTNTKIGSTYTTSTGATSTTAASSKGLSSVVPSSSVSFQSSSNSTTQQASKMGKNMAPGVRPQFVSLPPLAYTHPQLALLAAQTMHQIRHPRLPMAQFGGTFSPSPNTWGPFPVRPVSPGSANSSPKHSGSVPPRPSSSAPAAAEHLAPVSSAINAPGSTASSTSTATSKTPTPTSVRKQLFSSEPKPTAVPAVATTASSTPAVQAPPAPLSCASTTPTTPPPMPAPIAPSTQHTQALKTESTPAGTPAKEKPVVDLPVPVSTAPCEGSSPSTPLHFPASPSAQPVLPVLAEVRQQVPMPFTASTEPSSSSAVQPGVTLPVSRPVPPTTVSSTIANTSSTLPLYTTPAATGVSTRLQPPTTYYPMGPGAPMQEQQSVFVPSGATQEPHKQQQQPTQPSLATASMPPHSLQISSTMGMLNGSQVHLHSGKAQLPPNFGPAALFNHFSSIFDNNQVGNNQVWGACHLPTRTPPEQPYSAPPAYMGGMGQMENTMPPPDGSKAPGYRCTSQRVVSSPIGMHPMDPSGNSISSSTALTSFATSMSASPVFLQGPAPVGTPSFSRQHFSPHPWSASTSCESPVPSVSSGASSPLCTSTVTPALIQAKPSSSCQQDRKVPPPIGTERLARIRQTGSVNHTMLPTSYTPPVGQGGIWSFGVGSASEAMSGWSQPMMGGPVMHQQLQEQSAFSQHQAMERDDTGIVAPSNTFHQPMPTNFMDFPKGLPMSMYGGTMIPPHPQMAEAPGGPMYNGLHTTDPAWNPILKVVPSSAENTDPQQVWPGTWAPHVGNVHLNHVN
- the ankhd1 gene encoding ankyrin repeat and KH domain-containing protein 1 isoform X2 encodes the protein MQDAVAGTAMLTDGFEDEIDSVTPRSPALGMGVGATPGAGLGGLGLGVGGKKVRLFGEPGGPAADRLDFKLTAAAVLSSGPGSGSDEDEVSEVESFILDQEDLDNPVLKTASELLLSTAADGADLRTVDPETQARLEALLEAAGIGKLSTADGKAFADPEVLRRLTSSVSCALDEAAAALTRMRAENTLNANQADNLVIFSRSLPEACSDGDVNAVKKLLDEGHSVNEHTEEGESLLCLACSAGYYELAQVLLAMHANVEDRGIKGDITPLMAAASGGYVDIVKLLLVHGADVNAQSSSGNTALTYACAGGFLDVVKVLLKEGANIEDHNENGHTPLMEAASAGHVEVARVLLEYGAGINTHSNEFKESALTLACYKGHLDMVRFLLEAGADQEHKTDEMHTALMEACMDGHVEVARLLLDSGAQVNMPADSFESPLTLAACGGHVELAALLIERGANLEEVNDEGYTPLMEAAREGHEEMVALLLAQGANINAQTEETQETALTLACCGGFLEVADFLIKAGADIELGCSTPLMEAAQEGHLELVKYLLAAGANVHATTATGDTALTYACENGHTDVADVLLQTGADLEHESEGGRTPLMKAARAGHLCTVQFLISKGANVNRATANNDHTVVSLACAGGHLAVVELLLAHGADPTHRLKDGSTMLIEAAKGGHTNVVSYLLDYPNNILSVPAPDLSQLTPPSHDTSQAPRVPFQALAMVVPPQEPDSVPSTISTPPPVTTKGMSKQRLSTLQSNTVATGGLDADLLPPFHPYQPLECIVEETEGKLNELGQRISAIEKAQLHSLELIQGEPLTKDKIEELKKSREEQVQKKKKILKELQKVERQLQLKTQQQLNKEYMEGKLKEEPGQTAGVEAPSTPLPPQATQLGSSTGCNDDDKDHQTLPDDEDDEEGEEDDEDEDDGDYAELPQVDTILHQKGIQQPAPPPPPQPLSLQGPPPPPLQSSFVPIQPMNAQQSTDFGSTEYPGSSSSDLQRVMLGQQLSGLGPGLLAQAPDGLMVATPAQTLTDTLDDIMAVSSRVPMLNTTTSPIPQPTTQTPMNTVSPSSMLPLYPSVDIDAHTESNHDTALTLACAGGHEELVSVLIARGANIEHRDKKGFTPLILAATAGHVGVVEILLDKGGDIEAQSERTKDTPLSLACSGGRQEVVELLLLRGANKEHRNVSDYTPLSLAASGGYVNIIKILLNAGAEINSRTGSKLGISPLMLAAMNGHVPAVKLLLDMGSDINAQIETNRNTALTLACFQGRAEVVSLLLDRKANVEHRAKTGLTPLMEAASGGYAEVGRVLLDKGADVNAPPVPSSRDTALTIAADKGHYKFCELLINRVAHIDVRNKKGNTPLWLAANGGHFDVVQLLVQAGADVDAADNRKITPLMAAFRKGHVKVVQYLVKEVNQFPSDIECMRYIATIADKELLKKCHQCMETIVKAKDQQAAEANKNASILLKELDLEKSREESKKQALAAKREKRKEKRKKKKEEQKKKLEEEAKVKDTYSETQDLKEDSAEEPEVPIEPPSATTTTTIGISATSTTFTNAFGKKRASVVTTPSTNRKNKKNKTKDSPTEPIILQDPQVALAQQKADKNKIHGEPRGGGAPGGTSDSDNLDSTDCNSESSNGSKSQDLADLSSSSTSFSSSAPTGTSQPLLMAEKRQAMSHPTSREEKVTVSISRPQQKSHEIISDLTPSSLPTSFKTISLPVTSPNSKMNLTSPKRGQKREEGWKEVVRRSKKLSVPASVVSRIMGRGGCNITAIQDVTGAHIDVDKQKDKNGERMITIRGGTESTRHAVQLINALIQDPAKELEDLIPRNHIRQPGTNTKIGSTYTTSTGATSTTAASSKGLSSVVPSSSVSFQSSSNSTTQQASKMGKNMAPGVRPQFVSLPPLAYTHPQLALLAAQTMHQIRHPRLPMAQFGGTFSPSPNTWGPFPVRPVSPGSANSSPKHSGSVPPRPSSSAPAAAEHLAPVSSAINAPGSTASSTSTATSKTPTPTSVRKQLFSSEPKPTAVPAVATTASSTPAVQAPPAPLSCASTTPTTPPPMPAPIAPSTQHTQALKTESTPAGTPAKEKPVVDLPVPVSTAPCEGSSPSTPLHFPASPSAQPVLPVLAEVRQQVPMPFTASTEPSSSSAVQPGVTLPVSRPVPPTTVSSTIANTSSTLPLYTTPAATGVSTRLQPPTTYYPMGPGAPMQEQQSVFVPSGATQEPHKQQQQPTQPSLATASMPPHSLQISSTMGMLNGSQVHLHSGKAQLPPNFGPAALFNHFSSIFDNNQVGNNQVWGACHLPTRTPPEQPYSAPPAYMGGMGQMENTMPPPDGSKAPGYRCTSQRVVSSPIGMHPMDPSGNSISSSTALTSFATSMSASPVFLQGPAPVGTPSFSRQHFSPHPWSASTSCESPVPSVSSGASSPLCTSTVTPALIQAKPSSSCQQDRKVPPPIGTERLARIRQTGSVNHTMLPTSYTPPVGQGGIWSFGVGSASEAMSGWSQPMMGGPVMHQQLQEQSAFSQHQAMERDDTGIVAPSNTFHQPMPTNFMDFPKGLPMSMYGGTMIPPHPQMAEAPGGPMYNGLHTTDPAWNPILKVVPSSAENTDPQQVWPGTWAPHVGNVHLNHVN
- the ankhd1 gene encoding ankyrin repeat and KH domain-containing protein 1 isoform X5, translated to MQDAVAGTAMLTDGFEDEIDSVTPRSPALGMGVGATPGAGLGGLGLGVGGKKVRLFGEPGGPAADRLDFKLTAAAVLSSGPGSGSDEDEVSEVESFILDQEDLDNPVLKTASELLLSTAADGADLRTVDPETQARLEALLEAAGIGKLSTADGKAFADPEVLRRLTSSVSCALDEAAAALTRMRAENTLNANQADNRSLPEACSDGDVNAVKKLLDEGHSVNEHTEEGESLLCLACSAGYYELAQVLLAMHANVEDRGIKGDITPLMAAASGGYVDIVKLLLVHGADVNAQSSSGNTALTYACAGGFLDVVKVLLKEGANIEDHNENGHTPLMEAASAGHVEVARVLLEYGAGINTHSNEFKESALTLACYKGHLDMVRFLLEAGADQEHKTDEMHTALMEACMDGHVEVARLLLDSGAQVNMPADSFESPLTLAACGGHVELAALLIERGANLEEVNDEGYTPLMEAAREGHEEMVALLLAQGANINAQTEETQETALTLACCGGFLEVADFLIKAGADIELGCSTPLMEAAQEGHLELVKYLLAAGANVHATTATGDTALTYACENGHTDVADVLLQTGADLEHESEGGRTPLMKAARAGHLCTVQFLISKGANVNRATANNDHTVVSLACAGGHLAVVELLLAHGADPTHRLKDGSTMLIEAAKGGHTNVVSYLLDYPNNILSVPAPDLSQLTPPSHDTSQAPRVPFQALAMVVPPQEPDSVPSTISTPPPVTTKGMSKQRLSTLQSNTVATGGLDADLLPPFHPYQPLECIVEETEGKLNELGQRISAIEKAQLHSLELIQGEPLTKDKIEELKKSREEQVQKKKKILKELQKVERQLQLKTQQQLNKEYMEGKLKEEPGQTAGVEAPSTPLPPQATQLGSSTGCNDDDKDHQTLPDDEDDEEGEEDDEDEDDGDYAELPQVDTILHQKGIQQPAPPPPPQPLSLQGPPPPPLQSSFVPIQPMNAQQSTDFGSTEYPGSSSSDLQRVMLGQQLSGLGPGLLAQAPDGLMVATPAQTLTDTLDDIMAAVSSRVPMLNTTTSPIPQPTTQTPMNTVSPSSMLPLYPSVDIDAHTESNHDTALTLACAGGHEELVSVLIARGANIEHRDKKGFTPLILAATAGHVGVVEILLDKGGDIEAQSERTKDTPLSLACSGGRQEVVELLLLRGANKEHRNVSDYTPLSLAASGGYVNIIKILLNAGAEINSRTGSKLGISPLMLAAMNGHVPAVKLLLDMGSDINAQIETNRNTALTLACFQGRAEVVSLLLDRKANVEHRAKTGLTPLMEAASGGYAEVGRVLLDKGADVNAPPVPSSRDTALTIAADKGHYKFCELLINRVAHIDVRNKKGNTPLWLAANGGHFDVVQLLVQAGADVDAADNRKITPLMAAFRKGHVKVVQYLVKEVNQFPSDIECMRYIATIADKELLKKCHQCMETIVKAKDQQAAEANKNASILLKELDLEKSREESKKQALAAKREKRKEKRKKKKEEQKKKLEEEAKVKDTYSETQDLKEDSAEEPEVPIEPPSATTTTTIGISATSTTFTNAFGKKRASVVTTPSTNRKNKKNKTKDSPTEPIILQDPQVALAQQKADKNKIHGEPRGGGAPGGTSDSDNLDSTDCNSESSNGSKSQDLADLSSSSTSFSSSAPTGTSQPLLMAEKRQAMSHPTSREEKVTVSISRPQQKSHEIISDLTPSSLPTSFKTISLPVTSPNSKMNLTSPKRGQKREEGWKEVVRRSKKLSVPASVVSRIMGRGGCNITAIQDVTGAHIDVDKQKDKNGERMITIRGGTESTRHAVQLINALIQDPAKELEDLIPRNHIRQPGTNTKIGSTYTTSTGATSTTAASSKGLSSVVPSSSVSFQSSSNSTTQQASKMGKNMAPGVRPQFVSLPPLAYTHPQLALLAAQTMHQIRHPRLPMAQFGGTFSPSPNTWGPFPVRPVSPGSANSSPKHSGSVPPRPSSSAPAAAEHLAPVSSAINAPGSTASSTSTATSKTPTPTSVRKQLFSSEPKPTAVPAVATTASSTPAVQAPPAPLSCASTTPTTPPPMPAPIAPSTQHTQALKTESTPAGTPAKEKPVVDLPVPVSTAPCEGSSPSTPLHFPASPSAQPVLPVLAEVRQQVPMPFTASTEPSSSSAVQPGVTLPVSRPVPPTTVSSTIANTSSTLPLYTTPAATGVSTRLQPPTTYYPMGPGAPMQEQQSVFVPSGATQEPHKQQQQPTQPSLATASMPPHSLQISSTMGMLNGSQVHLHSGKAQLPPNFGPAALFNHFSSIFDNNQVGNNQVWGACHLPTRTPPEQPYSAPPAYMGGMGQMENTMPPPDGSKAPGYRCTSQRVVSSPIGMHPMDPSGNSISSSTALTSFATSMSASPVFLQGPAPVGTPSFSRQHFSPHPWSASTSCESPVPSVSSGASSPLCTSTVTPALIQAKPSSSCQQDRKVPPPIGTERLARIRQTGSVNHTMLPTSYTPPVGQGGIWSFGVGSASAMSGWSQPMMGGPVMHQQLQEQSAFSQHQAMERDDTGIVAPSNTFHQPMPTNFMDFPKGLPMSMYGGTMIPPHPQMAEAPGGPMYNGLHTTDPAWNPILKVVPSSAENTDPQQVWPGTWAPHVGNVHLNHVN